The Corynebacterium suranareeae genome window below encodes:
- a CDS encoding arabinosyltransferase domain-containing protein translates to MSNSSPNSHNPQRQLGAKQGHHVDSINVSDVVESKKLKGSGAQPPQVAPGWLKKLAISSGLLGLLMFVLLPFLPVNQVQSSLSWPQNGELSSVNAPLISYAPQSMDASIPVSALDSLNDNQTLVMGTLPLDSTDATNRGLFVRTIDGNLDVIVRGEVLLDLSPTEVDRLPSDAILEISSTEETTTAEISGTSFAGETEGDERPQVTGVYSELIDDPSTASALESAGLGVDIEINSRFTSSPSFIKYAAMFIGLASLVVSLWALHRMDILDGRKTHRFLPANWYKFKPLDGVVVAILVFWHFIGANTSDDGFIMNMARVSHNADYMANYYRWFGVPESPFGAPYYDLLGLMAYVSTSSIWLRLPALLAGLIMWFVITREVMPRFGPLVDGRRVAHWSAAMVFLAFWLPYNNGTRPEPIIAMGALLAWVSFERAIATSRLLPAAVGVIIATISLASGPTGLMAVAALLVSLSSLIRILYRRLPLVGAPRGASTSKIFGATLAMLSPFLAAGTAILIAVFGDQTLSTVLESISVRSAKGPALTWYHEYVRYQTVMEQTVDGSFTRRFAVLILGACLAIVVTAILRYGRIPGAAKGPSLRLMLVIFGTIFFMMFTPTKWTHHFGVYAGLAGALAGLAAVGLSYVAVKSPRMRTFSIGAFLFLLALALAGVNGFWYTSSYAVPWWDKTIQLKGIEASTVVLVISVIVLVIGVIQSFVRDVKTAQAETHHSMGELAAEDAAKRERASKFKGLQASPIAVVSALVVFITCASMGKAFVDQYPSYSVGLGNLRALKGETCGLASDAMLETNSNDSFLTPVNSSLGESLESDEIRGFSASGIPSSISQDQANLSQVGAIANTDDSTETGGSDESSGQSTGNTGGVRGSEGINGSNARLPFNLDYTQVPVVGSWSAGTQNPAHLTTDWYEIPEATEEAPIIVVSAAGRIEHYDINGVHQSGQSVMLEYGHLNEDGTVEELGEAMMYDIGPEPSWRNLRYPLDQLPEEANTVRIVASDVNLDEDQWVAITPPRVPNLDSLNNVIGSEAPGLLDWAVGLQFPCQRTFDHYAGVTEIPEYRISPDHGGKSTLSPFQDWAGGGSMGTAEAVNNAYEIPSYLRNDWGRDWGSIERYSLRTNSNGDAPKVADINLETIQRSGLWNPGHMKVDD, encoded by the coding sequence ATGAGTAATTCCTCACCAAACAGCCATAACCCGCAGCGCCAACTCGGTGCTAAACAGGGCCATCACGTAGACTCGATCAACGTGTCAGATGTAGTTGAGTCGAAAAAACTAAAAGGTTCAGGGGCCCAACCCCCGCAGGTTGCCCCGGGCTGGTTAAAGAAACTGGCTATTTCATCAGGTCTGCTAGGCCTTTTGATGTTTGTTTTGCTGCCATTTTTACCAGTCAACCAAGTGCAGTCTTCGCTGTCATGGCCACAGAATGGTGAGCTGTCCAGTGTTAATGCTCCACTGATTTCTTACGCACCTCAGTCGATGGATGCTTCCATCCCTGTGTCTGCGTTGGATAGCCTCAATGACAATCAGACGTTGGTGATGGGCACGCTGCCGCTCGACAGCACGGATGCCACCAACCGTGGTTTATTTGTGCGCACCATCGACGGCAATCTTGATGTGATTGTTCGCGGTGAGGTGCTCTTAGATCTTTCACCAACTGAGGTGGATCGCCTACCAAGCGATGCCATCCTAGAGATTTCCTCCACCGAGGAAACCACCACCGCGGAAATCTCCGGCACCTCATTTGCCGGTGAGACCGAAGGCGACGAGCGGCCCCAGGTCACCGGCGTTTACAGCGAGCTTATCGACGACCCCTCCACCGCTTCCGCCCTGGAGTCAGCGGGCCTTGGGGTTGATATTGAAATCAACTCCCGATTCACGTCCTCGCCAAGCTTTATCAAGTACGCCGCCATGTTCATCGGCCTGGCGTCTTTGGTGGTCTCCCTGTGGGCACTGCACCGCATGGATATTTTGGATGGCAGGAAAACCCACCGCTTCTTGCCTGCCAACTGGTACAAGTTCAAACCACTTGATGGTGTCGTTGTAGCCATTTTGGTGTTCTGGCACTTCATTGGCGCCAATACTTCTGATGATGGCTTCATCATGAACATGGCTAGGGTCTCCCACAATGCGGACTATATGGCCAACTACTACCGCTGGTTTGGTGTCCCTGAATCACCTTTCGGTGCTCCTTATTATGACTTGCTAGGTCTGATGGCCTACGTTTCTACATCATCAATTTGGCTTCGACTCCCTGCACTGCTGGCCGGCTTGATCATGTGGTTTGTGATCACCCGCGAAGTCATGCCACGGTTTGGTCCACTGGTTGATGGACGCCGCGTTGCGCACTGGTCTGCAGCAATGGTGTTCCTGGCATTCTGGTTGCCGTACAACAACGGCACCCGACCTGAACCGATCATCGCCATGGGTGCACTTCTAGCATGGGTTTCTTTCGAGCGTGCGATTGCAACCTCAAGGTTGTTGCCAGCTGCTGTTGGTGTCATCATCGCGACTATTTCACTAGCATCGGGCCCAACTGGCTTGATGGCAGTTGCAGCACTGCTAGTCAGTTTGTCGTCGTTGATTCGCATTCTTTATAGGCGCTTGCCGCTAGTGGGAGCGCCGAGGGGGGCGTCGACAAGCAAAATCTTTGGCGCAACGCTAGCCATGCTGTCACCATTCCTGGCGGCCGGAACCGCAATTCTCATCGCTGTTTTTGGCGATCAGACTCTATCAACCGTCCTGGAATCCATCAGCGTGCGCTCCGCGAAGGGCCCAGCGCTGACCTGGTACCACGAGTATGTGCGCTACCAAACTGTCATGGAGCAAACTGTTGATGGTTCCTTTACCCGCCGCTTTGCGGTGCTGATCCTCGGTGCCTGCCTGGCTATTGTGGTCACCGCGATCCTGCGCTACGGCCGCATCCCAGGCGCTGCCAAGGGACCGTCCCTGCGTTTGATGCTGGTTATTTTTGGCACGATCTTCTTCATGATGTTCACCCCAACCAAGTGGACCCACCACTTCGGTGTTTACGCAGGTCTTGCCGGCGCCCTTGCTGGTCTGGCCGCTGTTGGGCTGTCATACGTTGCGGTGAAATCACCACGCATGCGCACCTTCTCTATCGGCGCATTCCTCTTCCTGCTAGCGCTGGCACTCGCTGGCGTTAACGGATTCTGGTACACCTCCAGTTACGCCGTGCCATGGTGGGATAAAACCATCCAGCTCAAGGGCATTGAAGCATCCACCGTGGTGCTGGTGATCTCTGTGATTGTGCTGGTCATCGGCGTAATCCAATCGTTTGTCCGCGACGTAAAAACCGCACAAGCAGAAACACACCACTCCATGGGTGAACTTGCTGCCGAAGATGCTGCAAAGCGTGAACGCGCCTCCAAGTTCAAAGGCCTCCAAGCCTCCCCCATCGCTGTGGTATCCGCCCTGGTTGTCTTCATCACCTGCGCGTCAATGGGCAAAGCGTTTGTTGATCAATACCCTTCCTACTCAGTAGGGCTAGGCAACCTCCGCGCACTCAAGGGCGAAACCTGCGGTCTTGCCTCCGATGCGATGTTGGAAACTAACTCCAACGATTCCTTCCTCACCCCAGTCAACTCCAGCCTGGGCGAATCGCTCGAATCCGATGAAATCCGCGGATTCAGTGCCTCCGGAATCCCATCTTCCATCAGCCAGGACCAAGCAAACCTCTCTCAAGTCGGTGCAATCGCCAACACTGATGATTCCACCGAAACCGGCGGATCTGATGAATCTTCTGGACAATCCACCGGTAACACCGGCGGTGTCCGAGGCTCCGAAGGCATCAACGGCTCCAATGCCCGACTGCCATTCAACCTGGACTACACCCAAGTCCCAGTCGTAGGTTCCTGGTCAGCTGGCACACAAAACCCAGCACACCTGACCACCGACTGGTACGAAATCCCAGAAGCCACCGAAGAGGCACCCATCATCGTGGTATCGGCAGCTGGCCGCATCGAACACTACGACATCAACGGCGTCCACCAATCCGGACAATCCGTCATGCTCGAATACGGCCACCTCAACGAAGATGGCACAGTTGAAGAACTCGGCGAAGCCATGATGTACGACATCGGCCCCGAGCCTTCCTGGCGTAACCTCCGCTACCCACTCGACCAACTTCCAGAGGAAGCAAACACCGTGCGCATCGTCGCATCCGATGTCAACCTCGACGAAGACCAATGGGTAGCCATCACCCCACCACGAGTACCTAACCTCGATTCGCTCAACAACGTCATCGGATCCGAAGCCCCAGGTCTCCTCGACTGGGCAGTTGGCCTGCAATTCCCATGCCAACGCACCTTCGACCACTACGCCGGAGTCACCGAGATTCCTGAATACCGAATCTCCCCAGACCACGGCGGAAAATCCACCCTCTCCCCATTCCAAGACTGGGCAGGCGGCGGATCCATGGGCACTGCCGAAGCAGTAAACAACGCCTACGAAATCCCCTCCTACCTCCGCAACGACTGGGGCCGCGACTGGGGTTCCATCGAACGCTACTCCCTGCGCACCAACTCCAACGGCGATGCACCTAAGGTTGCTGACATCAACCTTGAAACCATCCAACGTTCCGGACTGTGGAATCCAGGGCATATGAAGGTAGACGACTAA